A DNA window from Niabella yanshanensis contains the following coding sequences:
- a CDS encoding SusC/RagA family TonB-linked outer membrane protein: MKYSSKYFRMLTWSGVAILSNWFSDANAQTADDSLNIVKMDQLGILAPAGSIKFPRQNDAVSFAELLPGTPGVQVTETGIIAAAPLLMIRGINTINLKTGPTIYIDGIPVKYSRELSSFLSNYEPTRFGFLNINDIRSINVLKDAKDLSALGGRGANGAIYLTTDRGEFGGTKIEFTANTGFLRASYKTNKMGGNQFKTYLAAYLKENGASDDDIAANPIFNPSSAPYNNNTDWVDMVTRPGRYNDYHVKLKGGSGDANYMFSVGHMGRTGTIEESKFNRTTMRFNLDYKLSSRFEISNNLSYSNTGSRYSEEGYNWGVHPFFTAVTKAPFMNSYSYNDEGVQTRLLANVDVLGKSNPLALVQNMRNSNEENRVDGIISGLWHIEKGLSLNTSLSVSYYNMRESQYRPALGIVADRNRMRQNANRNSSEFTFIWNSYLLKTGSWSGNINYKGQIGAWFETYEDKALYARKINAGTDDYETLKQGIVDSASNIRFRSNLNRLYFDGNLDFFNRLSISANVNAEGSSNFGPKGRWALYGGADLLLDLLDRSKPNQLALRAAVGRTGNNDVRGYYQDNLYYAISYFGYGGVYLGNVANELIKPEFTNAIEAGIRLSLFRRRLDIDAGYYHRTTKNLITFRNYPIELGIDPQFENSGTISAKGIELSVMGRIIDNSKITWRLYGNLSTLKNTVDQLENGDIIRSMYNVSGIAREAETIGSFYGYRIKGVFQSAADVSLKKADGTAYKPGDYIVEDLNGDGKINELDRQIIGKPLPDLYGGFGTGFRYKHISLDAGFSFAYGQDIYNSFKQQMNWMGDYSNQSPDVAGRWKSASDPGNGLSRASYGDPSSNGMAADLWVEDGGYTRLKYLTLGYDLPLKTKWTFIKGIKVNITGENLLTLTSYSGLDPEVISSSDPLLRGVDFGASPLPKSIILGVKVSL, translated from the coding sequence ATGAAATACAGCTCAAAATATTTTAGAATGCTTACCTGGAGCGGCGTAGCGATACTGAGTAACTGGTTCAGTGATGCCAATGCCCAAACTGCCGATGACTCGCTGAATATCGTAAAAATGGATCAACTGGGAATACTGGCTCCGGCCGGTTCCATAAAATTCCCCCGGCAAAACGATGCCGTTTCATTTGCTGAATTACTGCCCGGAACACCGGGTGTTCAGGTTACCGAAACGGGCATTATTGCTGCGGCTCCGTTGCTAATGATCAGGGGCATTAATACAATCAACCTGAAAACAGGACCTACCATTTACATAGATGGTATCCCTGTAAAATATTCAAGAGAGCTATCTTCCTTTCTTTCCAACTATGAGCCAACCCGGTTTGGTTTTTTGAATATCAATGATATCAGATCCATTAATGTATTGAAAGATGCTAAAGATCTGTCGGCATTAGGTGGACGTGGCGCTAACGGGGCTATTTATCTTACTACAGATAGAGGAGAATTTGGTGGCACCAAAATTGAATTTACAGCTAATACCGGTTTTTTGCGCGCCAGTTATAAAACAAACAAGATGGGGGGCAACCAGTTTAAAACCTATCTTGCAGCTTATCTGAAAGAGAATGGTGCTTCAGATGACGATATTGCCGCTAACCCTATTTTCAATCCTTCATCAGCACCATACAACAACAATACCGATTGGGTGGATATGGTTACACGCCCCGGACGTTATAACGACTATCACGTCAAGCTAAAGGGTGGTTCGGGCGATGCCAACTATATGTTTAGTGTAGGTCATATGGGTCGCACCGGCACTATCGAAGAATCAAAATTTAACCGGACTACCATGAGGTTTAATCTGGATTATAAATTGTCTTCCAGGTTCGAGATTTCCAATAACCTGAGCTACTCCAATACAGGATCGAGGTATTCGGAAGAGGGATACAATTGGGGCGTACACCCATTTTTTACAGCAGTTACCAAAGCTCCTTTTATGAACAGTTATTCGTATAACGACGAAGGCGTTCAAACCAGGCTATTGGCCAATGTGGATGTATTAGGCAAAAGTAATCCCCTTGCATTAGTGCAGAATATGAGAAACAGCAATGAAGAGAACAGGGTAGATGGAATTATATCGGGCCTGTGGCATATTGAAAAAGGATTATCGCTGAACACTTCCTTATCCGTTAGTTATTATAATATGCGGGAAAGCCAATACAGACCTGCGCTGGGTATTGTAGCAGACAGGAACAGGATGAGGCAGAATGCCAACCGCAATTCCAGCGAGTTTACTTTTATCTGGAATAGCTATTTGCTTAAAACCGGTAGCTGGTCGGGCAATATCAACTACAAAGGACAAATAGGCGCATGGTTTGAAACGTATGAAGATAAAGCGTTGTATGCCCGTAAGATCAATGCAGGTACTGATGACTATGAAACATTGAAACAGGGTATTGTGGACAGTGCTTCCAATATCCGGTTCCGGTCTAATTTAAACCGGCTTTATTTCGATGGTAACCTTGATTTCTTTAACCGGTTATCCATATCCGCAAACGTAAATGCTGAGGGTTCCTCTAATTTCGGACCTAAAGGGCGATGGGCCTTGTATGGTGGAGCAGATCTGTTATTGGATCTGCTGGATCGCTCGAAACCCAACCAACTGGCATTACGTGCAGCAGTTGGCCGAACCGGTAATAATGATGTAAGAGGCTACTACCAGGATAACCTGTATTATGCGATCAGCTATTTTGGGTATGGCGGTGTATACCTGGGTAATGTAGCTAACGAATTGATCAAACCAGAATTTACCAATGCCATTGAGGCGGGTATCAGGCTAAGCCTGTTCAGGAGAAGACTGGATATTGATGCCGGATACTATCACCGTACCACAAAAAACCTGATAACCTTCCGTAATTATCCTATCGAACTGGGTATCGATCCGCAATTTGAAAATAGCGGTACTATCTCCGCAAAGGGTATCGAATTGTCGGTTATGGGGCGCATTATCGACAACAGTAAAATAACCTGGCGTCTATACGGCAACCTTTCTACATTGAAAAATACAGTCGATCAACTGGAGAATGGCGATATCATCAGGAGTATGTATAATGTTAGTGGCATTGCCCGGGAAGCAGAGACGATCGGCTCCTTTTATGGATACCGTATTAAAGGGGTGTTTCAATCGGCAGCGGATGTCAGTTTGAAAAAGGCCGATGGCACCGCATATAAACCCGGCGACTATATTGTAGAAGATCTGAATGGGGATGGTAAGATCAATGAACTCGACAGGCAAATCATCGGCAAGCCGCTACCAGACCTTTACGGCGGCTTTGGTACCGGTTTCCGCTATAAACATATTTCTTTGGATGCCGGCTTCTCTTTTGCTTATGGCCAGGACATTTATAATAGTTTTAAACAACAAATGAACTGGATGGGTGATTACTCCAACCAGTCGCCTGATGTAGCCGGAAGGTGGAAATCTGCCAGTGACCCCGGAAATGGTTTAAGCCGGGCGTCCTATGGAGATCCGTCTTCCAACGGAATGGCAGCAGACCTTTGGGTAGAAGATGGAGGGTATACCCGCCTGAAATACCTGACCCTGGGGTATGATCTCCCGCTTAAAACAAAATGGACTTTTATTAAAGGGATAAAAGTGAACATCACCGGTGAAAACCTGCTCACTTTAACCTCTTACAGTGGCCTGGATCCGGAAGTAATCTCCTCTTCGGATCCATTGCTGAGAGGGGTTGATTTTGGTGCATCACCTTTACCCAAATCCATTATACTCGGTGTAAAAGTTTCTTTATAA
- a CDS encoding RagB/SusD family nutrient uptake outer membrane protein, whose amino-acid sequence MNQEHFFLKKISILWGGAMLGILCICITGCSGFYDVNPYSVVKDEDFNKNRDDLNAAAMGMYQPLTQEVHKFLLWGDARADMVTTGQKEPDPYINEFVLNAVSVQNPYTNYAGIYKTIARCNRQMEKVYDVAKLDDRILDRDAGAFYAEALLLRSYAYFILAKNFKQFPIILSDVAENFKYVNESGDTVIRKAQSMTNAEIRNGFYYMNNREDIFRMIYNDALTVLGILPINYQWNRNTLPAQERYGRVSQAMAATFASELALWLGDYQAASAFANSPVRNNNHTLGTSGTWTNQFTGSYASLHSMFLLGYMYNNAFEVNRLQEFTSSVAKDGGKYYLKPASRVIKNIFSYEGGDIRTSFSYKIVNGDTVIWKYIGSDNVASMRPAFQSDASWNFYRSADAYLIKAMADLMLNDYATAFNFVNMLRVARGLKELDPLQTNYRDKEFMLDLIFKEKARENAFEGKRWYDLMLWSRLSGKNQLADAVAAKYSSLQSESIKAQLQNQDNWYIPIDPLLW is encoded by the coding sequence ATGAACCAGGAACATTTTTTTCTCAAAAAGATCAGCATTTTATGGGGGGGAGCCATGCTTGGGATTCTATGTATTTGCATTACGGGCTGCTCGGGCTTTTACGATGTAAATCCTTATTCAGTTGTAAAGGATGAGGACTTCAATAAAAACCGGGATGACCTGAATGCCGCGGCTATGGGTATGTATCAGCCGCTAACCCAGGAAGTACATAAGTTCCTACTGTGGGGAGATGCGCGTGCAGACATGGTTACAACCGGTCAAAAAGAACCCGACCCTTATATTAACGAGTTTGTGCTCAATGCGGTAAGCGTACAAAACCCTTACACCAATTATGCAGGCATTTATAAGACAATTGCACGTTGTAACAGGCAAATGGAAAAAGTATATGATGTGGCAAAACTGGATGACAGGATCCTCGACAGGGATGCCGGTGCCTTTTATGCGGAAGCCCTGCTTTTAAGATCCTATGCTTATTTTATACTGGCGAAGAACTTTAAGCAATTTCCTATTATTCTTTCAGATGTGGCAGAGAACTTTAAATATGTAAATGAGTCGGGAGATACAGTAATAAGAAAAGCCCAGTCGATGACCAATGCAGAGATCCGGAACGGGTTTTATTATATGAATAACCGGGAAGATATTTTTCGAATGATCTACAATGATGCCTTAACCGTCTTAGGCATTTTGCCTATTAACTATCAGTGGAACCGTAACACGCTTCCGGCACAGGAAAGATATGGCCGTGTATCGCAGGCAATGGCAGCAACTTTCGCTTCTGAGCTGGCGTTGTGGCTGGGTGATTACCAGGCTGCTTCAGCCTTTGCCAACTCACCGGTTCGCAATAATAACCATACATTGGGCACTTCCGGAACCTGGACCAACCAGTTTACCGGATCCTACGCTTCACTGCATTCTATGTTTTTACTGGGATACATGTATAACAATGCTTTTGAAGTAAACCGGCTGCAGGAATTTACTTCTTCAGTAGCGAAAGATGGCGGCAAATATTACCTGAAACCCGCTTCCCGGGTGATCAAAAATATTTTTTCGTACGAAGGAGGTGATATAAGAACTTCCTTCAGCTATAAAATAGTGAATGGTGATACCGTAATATGGAAGTATATAGGTTCTGACAACGTAGCCTCTATGCGGCCTGCTTTTCAAAGCGATGCCAGCTGGAACTTTTACAGGAGCGCCGATGCCTATCTTATTAAAGCTATGGCCGACCTGATGCTGAATGATTACGCCACGGCTTTCAATTTTGTGAATATGCTCAGGGTAGCAAGGGGATTAAAAGAACTGGATCCATTACAGACTAATTATCGCGACAAAGAATTTATGCTGGACCTGATTTTTAAAGAAAAAGCCAGGGAGAACGCTTTTGAAGGAAAACGATGGTATGACCTGATGTTATGGTCAAGGCTTTCGGGTAAGAATCAACTGGCCGATGCAGTTGCTGCCAAATACAGTTCACTCCAAAGTGAAAGCATAAAAGCACAATTACAAAACCAGGATAATTGGTATATACCTATCGATCCTTTGCTATGGTAA